In one Pseudomonas hydrolytica genomic region, the following are encoded:
- a CDS encoding rhomboid family intramembrane serine protease, with protein sequence MTAVAVLRLPLDTDLSGFVALLRRLGVPHRVAEEGGQQVLWVPGEQLAEQVRELYAQHPDGEAGELLPEPVQPAREGMLRQLLANPLTAAVLLLTFMVFAVTAAGENYAAIRWLSFVDFRIDGEHIYLTYLDATLGSGQWWRLITPMLIHFGWLHLAMNSLWYWELGRRIEFRQGALGLLGLTLLFGLASNFAQYWWTGPSLFGGLSGVLYGLLGHCWIYQRLAPNPAYRLPPGVLVMMLAWLLICMTGIFELLQFGAIANAAHVGGLLTGCLTGLLGGMLARRTV encoded by the coding sequence ATGACCGCCGTCGCCGTGCTGCGCCTGCCGCTGGACACCGATCTGAGCGGTTTCGTGGCCTTGCTCAGGCGCCTGGGCGTGCCGCATCGCGTGGCCGAGGAGGGCGGGCAGCAGGTGCTCTGGGTGCCGGGCGAACAGCTGGCCGAGCAGGTACGTGAGCTCTATGCGCAGCATCCCGACGGCGAGGCCGGGGAGCTACTGCCCGAGCCCGTCCAGCCGGCGCGTGAGGGGATGCTCAGGCAATTGCTGGCCAATCCGCTCACGGCCGCCGTGCTGCTGCTGACCTTCATGGTTTTCGCCGTGACCGCTGCCGGTGAGAACTATGCCGCGATCCGCTGGCTGAGCTTCGTCGACTTTCGCATCGACGGCGAGCACATCTACCTGACCTATCTGGATGCCACCCTGGGCAGCGGTCAATGGTGGCGCCTGATCACGCCGATGCTGATTCACTTCGGCTGGCTGCATCTGGCGATGAACAGCCTGTGGTACTGGGAGCTGGGCCGGCGCATCGAGTTTCGCCAGGGCGCCCTGGGGCTGCTCGGGTTGACCTTGCTGTTCGGCCTGGCGTCGAATTTCGCCCAGTATTGGTGGACGGGACCGTCATTGTTCGGCGGGCTTTCCGGCGTGCTTTACGGCCTGCTCGGGCATTGCTGGATCTACCAGCGCCTGGCACCGAACCCGGCTTATCGTCTGCCGCCCGGCGTGCTGGTGATGATGCTGGCCTGGCTGCTGATCTGCATGACCGGCATTTTCGAGCTGTTGCAGTTCGGCGCCATCGCCAACGCCGCACATGTCGGCGGCCTGCTCACCGGCTGCCTGACCGGGTTGCTTGGCGGTATGCTGGCCAGACGAACGGTTTAA
- a CDS encoding YeaC family protein, protein MASFLEAIENITPEIYESLKLAVEIGKWPDGRKLTQEQKELSLQAMIAWEMQNLPEDQRTGYMGPQECKSKSEPVPNLLFKSTDTLH, encoded by the coding sequence ATGGCGTCCTTTCTCGAAGCGATTGAAAACATCACCCCGGAAATCTACGAGAGCCTCAAGCTGGCCGTGGAAATCGGCAAGTGGCCTGATGGCCGCAAGCTGACCCAGGAGCAGAAGGAGCTGAGCCTGCAGGCGATGATCGCCTGGGAAATGCAGAACCTGCCGGAAGATCAGCGCACCGGCTATATGGGCCCGCAGGAATGCAAGTCCAAGTCCGAGCCGGTGCCGAACCTGCTGTTCAAGTCCACGGATACCCTGCACTAA
- a CDS encoding DUF2797 domain-containing protein gives MAELGRGSLSKMKAHLDAPVQYAFRLGDEEVPVNPLVGKHLRLEYLGAIHCTHCGRRTKTSFSQGYCYPCMQKLAQCDICIMSPEKCHFDQGTCREPSWGEQFCMTDHVVYLANSSGVKVGITRASQVPTRWIDQGATQALPILRVATRQQSGFVEDLLRSQVADKTNWRALLKGDAVPVDLIAIREQLFAACAAGITELQQRFGLQAVQPLSAAEVLEIRYPIAAYPAKITSFNLDKQPLAEGTLLGIKGQYLMFDTGVINIRKYTAYQLAVHEIAA, from the coding sequence ATGGCTGAGCTTGGACGTGGCTCGCTGAGCAAGATGAAGGCACACCTGGACGCACCGGTGCAATACGCCTTCCGCCTGGGCGACGAAGAAGTACCGGTCAACCCGCTGGTGGGCAAGCACCTGCGCCTGGAATACCTCGGCGCCATCCATTGCACGCACTGCGGGCGCAGGACCAAGACCAGTTTCAGCCAGGGCTACTGCTACCCCTGCATGCAGAAGCTGGCGCAATGCGATATCTGCATCATGAGCCCGGAGAAGTGCCACTTCGATCAGGGCACTTGCCGCGAACCGAGCTGGGGCGAGCAGTTCTGCATGACCGATCATGTCGTGTACCTGGCCAACTCCAGCGGCGTGAAGGTCGGCATCACCCGTGCCAGCCAGGTGCCGACACGCTGGATCGACCAGGGCGCGACCCAGGCGCTGCCCATCCTGCGTGTGGCCACCCGGCAGCAGTCCGGTTTCGTCGAGGATCTGTTGCGCAGTCAGGTGGCGGACAAGACCAACTGGCGCGCGCTGCTCAAGGGCGATGCCGTACCGGTCGACCTGATCGCGATTCGCGAGCAACTGTTCGCCGCCTGCGCGGCGGGCATCACCGAACTGCAGCAGCGTTTCGGCCTGCAGGCCGTCCAGCCGCTGAGCGCCGCCGAAGTGCTGGAGATTCGTTACCCCATCGCGGCTTATCCGGCCAAGATCACCAGCTTCAATCTGGACAAGCAGCCCCTGGCCGAGGGTACCCTGCTCGGTATCAAGGGCCAGTACCTGATGTTCGACACCGGCGTGATCAATATCCGCAAGTACACCGCCTATCAGTTGGCCGTCCACGAGATCGCCGCCTGA
- the pepN gene encoding aminopeptidase N: MRTEQSKTVYLKDYQVPDYLIDETHLTFELFEDHSLVHAQLVMRRNPEAGAGLPKLVLDGQQLELLELKLDDRELGAADYTLTDSHLTLQPTQERFVVDSSVRIHPESNTALEGLYKSGKMFCTQCEAEGFRKITFYLDRPDVMSKFTTTVSAEQHAYPVLLSNGNPIASGAEEGGRHWATWEDPFKKPAYLFALVAGDLWCVEDSFTTMSQREVALRIYVEPENIDKVQHAMDSLKRSMKWDEEVYGREYDLDIFMIVAVNDFNMGAMENKGLNIFNSSCVLAKAETATDAAHQRVEAVVAHEYFHNWSGNRVTCRDWFQLSLKEGFTVFRDSEFSADTHSRTVKRIEDVAYLRTHQFAEDAGPMAHPVRPDAYMEISNFYTLTIYEKGSEVLRMIHTLLGPELFRKGSDLYFERHDGQAVTCDDFVKAMEDASGIDLTQFKRWYTQAGTPRLEVSEAYDAATQSYSLTFRQSCPATPGQSEKLPFVIPVALGLLDAQGNELPLRLQGESAAQGASRVLSVTEAEQTFTFEDIAGKPLPSLLRGFSAPVKLHFPYDRDQLMFLMQHDSDGFNRWEAGQQLSVQVLQELIGQHQRGEALVLDQRLVTALRTLLEDDSLDQAMVAEMLSLPGEAYLTEISEVADVEAIHAAREFARKELASALFAPLWARYQANREVSKATPYVAEAAHFARRSLQNIALSYLMLSEKAEVLAACVEQFENADNMTERLAALAVLVNSPFQDEQGKALAMFADYFKDDALVMDQWFSVQAGCPLPGGLERVHALMQHEAFTLKNPNKVRALIGAFANQNLINFHRADGAGYRFLADQVITLNALNPQIASRLLAPLTRWRKYGDARQALMKAELERILASGELSSDVYEVVSKSLA; encoded by the coding sequence ATGCGCACCGAACAATCCAAGACCGTCTATCTGAAGGACTATCAGGTTCCCGATTACCTGATCGACGAAACCCACCTGACCTTCGAGCTGTTCGAGGATCACAGCCTGGTGCATGCGCAGCTGGTCATGCGTCGCAACCCCGAAGCGGGCGCCGGCCTGCCCAAGCTGGTGCTGGACGGCCAGCAACTGGAGCTGCTGGAACTCAAGCTCGACGATCGCGAGCTGGGCGCGGCCGATTACACCCTGACCGACAGCCACCTGACCCTGCAGCCGACCCAGGAGCGCTTCGTGGTCGACAGCAGCGTGCGCATTCACCCGGAGAGCAACACCGCGCTGGAAGGCCTGTACAAGTCCGGCAAGATGTTCTGCACCCAGTGCGAGGCCGAGGGCTTTCGCAAGATCACCTTCTACCTCGACCGCCCGGACGTGATGAGCAAGTTCACCACCACGGTCAGCGCCGAGCAGCATGCCTACCCGGTGCTGCTGTCCAACGGCAACCCGATTGCCAGCGGCGCGGAAGAGGGCGGTCGGCACTGGGCGACCTGGGAAGATCCGTTCAAGAAGCCGGCCTATCTGTTCGCCCTGGTCGCCGGCGACCTCTGGTGCGTGGAGGACAGCTTCACCACCATGAGCCAGCGTGAGGTGGCCCTGCGCATCTACGTCGAGCCGGAGAACATCGACAAGGTGCAGCACGCCATGGACAGCCTCAAGCGCTCGATGAAATGGGACGAGGAGGTCTACGGCCGTGAGTACGATCTGGACATCTTCATGATCGTCGCGGTCAACGACTTCAACATGGGCGCCATGGAGAACAAGGGTCTCAACATCTTCAACTCCAGTTGCGTGCTAGCCAAGGCCGAGACCGCCACCGACGCCGCCCACCAGCGCGTCGAGGCGGTGGTGGCGCACGAGTATTTCCACAACTGGTCGGGCAACCGCGTGACCTGCCGCGACTGGTTCCAGCTGTCGCTCAAGGAAGGCTTCACCGTATTCCGCGACAGCGAGTTCTCCGCCGATACCCACTCGCGCACGGTTAAACGTATCGAGGACGTGGCCTACCTGCGCACCCACCAGTTCGCCGAGGACGCCGGCCCCATGGCCCATCCGGTGCGCCCGGACGCGTACATGGAAATCTCCAACTTCTACACCCTGACCATCTACGAGAAGGGTTCGGAAGTGCTGCGCATGATCCACACCCTGCTCGGGCCGGAACTGTTCCGCAAGGGCTCGGACCTGTACTTCGAGCGCCACGACGGCCAGGCCGTGACCTGCGACGATTTCGTCAAGGCCATGGAAGATGCCAGTGGCATCGACCTGACCCAGTTCAAGCGCTGGTACACCCAGGCCGGCACGCCGCGCCTGGAGGTCAGCGAGGCTTATGACGCCGCCACGCAGAGCTACAGCCTGACCTTCCGCCAGAGCTGCCCGGCGACGCCGGGGCAGAGCGAGAAGCTGCCGTTCGTGATTCCCGTGGCGCTCGGCCTGCTCGATGCCCAGGGCAACGAGCTACCGCTGCGCCTGCAGGGCGAAAGCGCGGCGCAGGGCGCCAGCCGCGTATTGTCGGTGACCGAGGCCGAGCAGACTTTCACTTTCGAGGACATCGCAGGCAAGCCGCTGCCGTCGCTGCTGCGCGGCTTCAGCGCGCCGGTCAAGCTGCACTTTCCCTATGACCGCGATCAGCTGATGTTCCTCATGCAGCACGACAGCGATGGTTTCAATCGCTGGGAAGCGGGCCAGCAACTGTCGGTGCAGGTGCTGCAGGAGCTGATCGGCCAGCACCAGCGCGGCGAGGCCCTGGTGCTGGATCAGCGCCTGGTCACCGCGCTGCGCACTCTGCTCGAGGACGATTCGCTGGATCAGGCCATGGTCGCGGAAATGCTTTCGCTGCCGGGTGAGGCGTATCTGACCGAGATCAGTGAGGTGGCGGATGTCGAAGCCATCCACGCCGCGCGCGAGTTCGCTCGCAAGGAGCTGGCGAGCGCGCTGTTTGCCCCGCTGTGGGCGCGCTACCAGGCCAACCGCGAAGTCTCCAAAGCCACGCCTTACGTGGCCGAGGCGGCGCACTTCGCCCGTCGCAGCCTGCAGAACATCGCGCTGTCCTATCTGATGCTCAGCGAGAAAGCCGAAGTGCTGGCGGCCTGCGTCGAGCAGTTCGAGAACGCCGACAACATGACCGAGCGTCTGGCGGCCCTGGCCGTGCTGGTCAACTCGCCGTTCCAGGACGAGCAGGGCAAGGCCCTGGCCATGTTCGCCGACTACTTCAAGGACGATGCCCTGGTCATGGATCAGTGGTTCAGCGTGCAGGCCGGTTGCCCGCTGCCTGGCGGTCTGGAGCGCGTGCATGCGCTGATGCAGCATGAGGCCTTCACTCTGAAGAACCCGAACAAGGTGCGCGCGCTGATCGGCGCCTTCGCCAACCAGAACCTGATCAACTTTCACCGCGCGGACGGGGCGGGCTACCGCTTTCTCGCCGATCAGGTGATCACCCTCAACGCCCTCAACCCGCAGATCGCCTCGCGCCTGCTGGCGCCGCTGACCCGCTGGCGCAAGTACGGCGACGCCCGCCAGGCGCTGATGAAGGCCGAGCTGGAGCGCATCCTCGCCTCCGGCGAGCTGTCCAGCGACGTCTATGAGGTGGTGAGCAAGAGCCTGGCCTAA